In the genome of Methylotenera mobilis JLW8, the window AAAACGGTGTTTTATGGTGATCCGCAATTGTTTGCAGATAAAAACACCTATAAGCAGACCAGTGTCGTGCCCAATGGCAAATGGGAGTGGGCGATTAAAAACCACTCCAACGCCTTTACCGATCAGTTTATTGTTTACCAGTTGCTTGGATTTTTATTTAGCCTGTTCTGTGGCGCGGCGGTTTATCGCATGATTCACGCCATGCGTAGGCTGTCTGAACAGGCCATGCTGGATAGTTTGACCCACCTGCCGAATCGTAGACTGCTACAGGATCGCATGGATATTGCCTATCACTCCTGTAACCGCTCGCACAAAATGATGGCGGTTTTAATTATTGATATCGATTATTTCAAGAAAATCAATGATACCTATGGCCATGATTTTGGAGATGAGGTGATTAAAACCGTGGCTAATGGTATCAAGGCTACGCTACGTGATACCGATACTGTGAGCCGAGTCGGTGGCGATGAGTTTATTGTGCTATTGAAAGAGTTTAAAGTTTTAGAAAATGTGCACTCTATTGCACATAAGCTCACCGAGGTGTTTGCCAGCCCCTGGTTAGTGTTAGATAAAGAAATAACGATACATTTAAGCATAGGAGTTTCGGTTTACGACCCGGAAAATCCTGTCGGTATTAAAGAGCTGTTAAAAGAAGCGGATATCGCTTTATATGATTCCAAAGCGCAAGGGCGTAACCGATTTAACTTTTATCAGAAATAGATCTTATTTCAGTGGCGTTATGCATAAGCAAAGTTAAGTAACTGAGGGTTTATTTATTCATTTAATTAAACCCTCA includes:
- a CDS encoding sensor domain-containing diguanylate cyclase; protein product: MKLMSSDKKWNLKCLVAAVVTTLVVFLFLNHFLNLQKQKLKADETLKSSVYGNLLWTEVDRELNSLLFISNGMASFISAYRDDLRPEKIKFILKDLWQRSKHVRNLGVAVGYKITYVYPEESNSQIIGKDFRDIPKQWPKVKQAVDSREGVFDGPVDLLQGGRGFIYRYPIYLDDEYWGIMSTVINTDEFLSAAFKNTPKNHQFAIRSYGSKTVFYGDPQLFADKNTYKQTSVVPNGKWEWAIKNHSNAFTDQFIVYQLLGFLFSLFCGAAVYRMIHAMRRLSEQAMLDSLTHLPNRRLLQDRMDIAYHSCNRSHKMMAVLIIDIDYFKKINDTYGHDFGDEVIKTVANGIKATLRDTDTVSRVGGDEFIVLLKEFKVLENVHSIAHKLTEVFASPWLVLDKEITIHLSIGVSVYDPENPVGIKELLKEADIALYDSKAQGRNRFNFYQK